The following coding sequences lie in one Colius striatus isolate bColStr4 chromosome 14, bColStr4.1.hap1, whole genome shotgun sequence genomic window:
- the LOC104551346 gene encoding cytochrome c oxidase subunit 4 isoform 1, mitochondrial, with protein MLASRAFSLIGKRALSTSICLRAHGHAGVVKAEDFSLPAYVDRRDVPLPEVAFVRDLSAQQKALKEKEKASWTALSVDEKVELYRIKFNETYAEMNKGTNEWKTVLGGVLFFLGLTGIILIWQKHYMYGPIPHTFSEEWQAMQTKRMLDMRINPVEGVSSQWDYEKNEWKK; from the exons ATGTTGGCTTCAAGGGCATTCAGCCTCATTGGGAAGAGAGCCCTTTCCACCTCCATCTGCCTGAGAGCTCACGGACATG CTGGTGTGGTCAAAGCAGAGGATTTCAGCCTCCCAGCCTACGTGGACCGTCGGGACGTCCCTCTGCCTGAAGTGGCCTTTGTGAGGGACCTCTCTGCTCAGCAGAAGGCActtaaagagaaggaaaaagcctCTTGGACCGCTCTGTCTGTCGATGAAAAGGTTGAAT TGTATCGGATCAAATTCAACGAGACCTACGCAGAGATGAACAAAGGCACCAACGAGTGGAAGACTGTTCTTGGCGGGGTGCTCTTCTTCCTCGGCTTAACCGGCATCATCCTCATTTGGCAGAAGCATTACA TGTATGGCCCCATTCCACACACCTTCTCTGAGGAGTGGCAGGCCATGCAGACCAAGAGGATGTTGGACATGAGGATTAATCCTGTGGAGGGTGTCTCTTCCCAGTGGGATTATGAGAAGAACGAATGGAAGAAATGA
- the EMC8 gene encoding ER membrane protein complex subunit 8, whose amino-acid sequence MKLTTQAYCKMVLHGAKYPHCAVNGLLVAERPAAAPPRRDQAGPPSLFVDCIPLFHGTLALAPMLEVALTLIDSWCKENSYVIAGYYQANERVKDASPNQVAEKVASRIAEGFNDTALIMVDNTKFSMECVEPAIHVYELHENKWRCKDPHVDFCEDWTEAQRIAASLLDSKSYETLVDFDNHLDDIRNDWTNPEINKAVLHLC is encoded by the exons ATGAAGCTGACCACGCAGGCCTACTGTAAGATGGTGCTGCACGGCGCTAAGTACCCGCACTGCGCCGTCAACGGGCTGCTGGTGGCCGAGAGGCCCGCGGCGGCACCCCCGCGCCGGGACCAGGCCGGGCCCCCCTCACTCTTCGTTGACTGTATCCCTCTCTTCCACGGGACTCTGGCGCTGGCGCCCATGCTGGAGGTGGCCCTCACGCTG ATTGACTCTTGGTGCAAAGAGAACAGCTACGTGATAGCTGGCTATTACCAGGCAAACGAGCGAGTGAAGGATGCCAG TCCAAACCAGGTTGCAGAGAAGGTGGCCTCCAGAATTGCAGAGGGCTTCAACGATACAGCACTCATCATG GTTGATAACACCAAGTTCTCGATGGAGTGTGTAGAGCCTGCCATCCATGTCTATGAGCTTCACGAGAACAAGTGGAGGTGCAAGGACCCACATGT TGACTTCTGTGAAGACTGGACTGAAGCCCAGAGGATTGCTGCCTCTCTCCTGGACAGCAAATCCTACGAGACACTGGTGGATTTTGACAACCACCTGGATGACATCCGGAACGACTGGACAAACCCAGAGATCAACAAAGCTGTTCTCCACCTGTGCTAG
- the GINS2 gene encoding DNA replication complex GINS protein PSF2: MEPAEAEFLAEKELVTIVPNFSLDRIHLIGGDLGPFNPGLPVEVPVWLAINLKQRQKCRLVPPEWMDVAKLEEIRDQERKEETFTPMPSPYYMELTKLLLNYASDNIPKADEIRTLVKDTWDTRVAKLRLSADSFIRQQEAHAKLDNLTLMEINTTGTFLTQALDQMYKLRSNLQPGQGAQSQDF; the protein is encoded by the exons ATGGAGCCGGCCGAGGCGGAGTTCCTGGCCGAGAAGGAGCTGGTGACCATCGTGCCCAACTTCAGCCTCGACCGCATCCACCTCATCGGG GGAGACCTGGGCCCTTTCAATCCTGGTTTGCCAGTGGAGGTGCCTGTCTGGTTGGCCATTAACCTGAAGCAGAGGCAGAAGTGTCGGCTGGTTCCCCCAGAGTGGATGGATGTTG CAAAGCTGGAGGAAATCCGGGACCAGGAGCGTAAAGAGGAGACCTTCACCCCCATGCCCAGCCCCTACTACATGGAGCTCACAAAGCTGCTGTTAAACTA tgCCTCAGACAACATCCCCAAAGCTGATGAGATCCGGACTCTGGTGAAGGACACGTGGGACACTCGAGTGGCCAAGCTGAGGCTGTCAGCAGACAGCTTCATCCGGCAGCAGGAGGCTCACGCCAAG CTGGACAACTTAACCTTGATGGAGATCAACACGACCGGGACGTTCCTCACTCAAGCCTTAGACCAGATGTACAAGCTCCGCAGCAacctgcagcctgggcagggtGCCCAGTCCCAGGACTTCTGA